The following proteins are encoded in a genomic region of Magallana gigas chromosome 1, xbMagGiga1.1, whole genome shotgun sequence:
- the LOC117687165 gene encoding uncharacterized protein, with protein sequence MAKGGVESGEELFENLDISGNKEKLDTMWNTVLNHGYGYSELGGSLAKTTLLVCKIDGLPQPIIIGNDEGKHAEKQLVDILKEMTLLQKEVTVYINNSPCAACANEFKDYLEENEDIHLTLYVTHLYNIRRRSCQDKADTQNERHMKSIDKDEHVDNYKGLRDLMNLEDNRCKIEAFTKYVWRELHEVMGLTEDCQQRMITYAETKITDPMNKAKNHDRSRKSEDINIKDDLIHLKENVDPWHGIKK encoded by the exons ATGGCGAAAGGTG GTGTCGAAAGTGGCGAGGAATTGTTTGAGAATTTGGATATATCAGGAAATAAAG aaaaactaGATACTATGTGGAACACCGTTTTAAATCACGGATATGGATACAGTGAACTTGGAGGAAGTCTTGCAAAAACAACATTATTGGTCTGTAAAATAGACGGTTTGCCTCAGCCTATAATAATAGGAAATGACGAAGGAAAGCATGCAGAAAAGCAACTGGTGGATATTCTGAAAGAAATGACACTGCTACAAAAAGAGGTTACTGTTTATATCAACAACTCCCCTTGTGCTGCTTGTGCTAATGAATTTAAAGATTACTTAGAAGAAAATGAGGATATTCATTTGACTTTATATGTCACTCACTTGTACAACATAAGACGGAGGTCTTGTCAAGACAAAGCTGATACGCAAAACGAACGACATATGAAAAGCATTGATAAAGACGAACATGTAGATAATTACAAAGGACTGAGGGATCTGATGAATCTGGAAGATAACCGCTGCAAAATAGAAGCTTTTACTAAGTATGTCTGGAGAGAACTACACGAAGTCATGGGCTTGACTGAAGATTGTCAGCAAAGAATGATAACGTACGCTGAAACCAAGATCACGGACCCCATGAACAAGGCGAAAAACCATGATAGAAGCCGAAAATCAGAAGACATTAACATTAAAGATGATCTTATTcacttaaaagaaaatgttgatCCATGGCACGGAAttaaaaaatag